In the genome of Paenibacillus pabuli, one region contains:
- the spoIID gene encoding stage II sporulation protein D, with protein MKEARVQVKVPLVPRPLVKEPEEVTGFGVEKDKLSSTNIRTVPDEPITTSPGRPGSNQESAQSTAARIHIPVIELDQFRRVKRRRMRTFGRGRRWGKKSTRWQPAAAVSSVLALALLIPAILVWPRTDDPVKPIPVPPGTGSITTPAPSPAVPVTYPEPQVRVYLSATGTTMNLPLEDYVTGVVAAEMPAEFRLEALKAQAIAARTFIVRRLAANDTSGIPSGEADVTDTVSHQVFIPPEQVKADWTRLGKAKEWEKLQQAVRESKDAVMTYQGKAITASFFSTSNGYTENAEDVWGNVVPYLKSVDSPWDKSLAPGFKETITLKRSEILRKLNLGANAIPVSAQQSGGWMEVLSTTQGHRIKEMQIAGKTFSGPEVRKLLGLRSSQFSWKTDGDEVQITTYGYGHGVGMSQWGANGMAQEGHTATQILKHYYTGISFGQASKMLASK; from the coding sequence ATGAAAGAAGCCCGTGTGCAGGTTAAGGTACCTCTTGTCCCTCGTCCACTAGTGAAGGAGCCAGAAGAGGTCACTGGTTTTGGTGTGGAAAAAGACAAGCTATCTTCAACGAACATTAGAACTGTTCCAGATGAACCCATAACAACATCTCCTGGACGGCCTGGCTCCAATCAGGAGTCAGCTCAAAGCACTGCGGCGCGTATACACATACCTGTCATTGAATTAGACCAGTTTCGTCGTGTGAAGCGCCGCCGAATGCGTACGTTCGGCCGAGGGCGCAGATGGGGCAAGAAGAGCACTCGTTGGCAGCCTGCAGCGGCTGTATCCTCAGTACTGGCGCTTGCCTTGCTAATCCCAGCCATTCTGGTCTGGCCGCGGACGGATGATCCTGTCAAACCGATCCCTGTCCCACCAGGTACAGGCAGTATAACGACCCCAGCACCTTCTCCAGCTGTACCTGTTACCTACCCTGAACCTCAAGTAAGGGTGTACCTGTCTGCAACCGGTACAACGATGAATCTTCCCCTTGAAGATTATGTTACCGGAGTAGTTGCTGCCGAAATGCCGGCTGAGTTCAGATTGGAGGCCCTGAAAGCACAAGCCATTGCTGCAAGGACATTTATTGTGAGGAGACTGGCAGCCAACGATACAAGTGGCATACCTTCAGGAGAAGCCGATGTAACGGATACGGTAAGTCATCAGGTATTTATACCACCGGAACAGGTAAAAGCGGACTGGACGCGTCTGGGGAAAGCGAAGGAATGGGAAAAGCTGCAGCAGGCTGTCCGCGAAAGCAAGGATGCCGTCATGACATATCAAGGCAAAGCGATTACCGCATCCTTTTTCTCTACAAGTAATGGGTATACGGAGAATGCAGAGGATGTATGGGGGAACGTGGTTCCTTATCTGAAAAGTGTAGATAGCCCCTGGGACAAAAGTCTGGCTCCGGGCTTTAAGGAAACCATCACGTTGAAACGCAGTGAGATTCTCCGAAAGTTGAATCTGGGGGCGAATGCCATCCCTGTGAGTGCGCAGCAGAGCGGTGGCTGGATGGAAGTATTGTCAACTACACAAGGCCATCGAATCAAGGAGATGCAGATTGCTGGTAAAACGTTTAGTGGGCCGGAGGTTCGAAAGCTGCTTGGGCTGAGATCCAGCCAGTTCAGCTGGAAGACTGATGGAGATGAGGTTCAGATTACAACGTATGGATACGGTCACGGAGTCGGCATGAGCCAGTGGGGAGCCAACGGCATGGCACAGGAGGGTCACACCGCAACCCAGATTCTCAAACACTACTATACCGGTATCTCCTTTGGACAGGCATCCAAGATGCTGGCATCGAAGTAG